The Sus scrofa isolate TJ Tabasco breed Duroc chromosome 6, Sscrofa11.1, whole genome shotgun sequence region aaaaaagaatgaaataatgccatttacagcaacatgaatgcaactagagattctctagagattctcacactaagtgaagtaagtcagaaaaagaaagacaaataccatatgacatcacttacatgtggaatctaaaatatggccaaaatgaatctacctacaaaacagaaataggcacacagagagaacagacttggggctgccaagggggaagggaagagagtgggatgaactgggagtttggggttagtaaatacaaactattacatttagaatggataagcaaggaggtcctaccatatagcagaggaaactatatccagtctcttgagataaaccagatggaagataatataagaaatatttacatctaaggataacctgacccccttgctgtacagtgggaaaagaaaaaaaaaaaaaaagaaatatatgtatgactgtgtcactgcCAGTCACGAAAGCCTATCAGATTCTTAGCCTTACCAACCATCAACATTTTTCAGTACGGCTGAGATTAACACCAtataataaaaagagcaaaattacAGGCAGCCACAGAAAGTTTTCAAGTGATGTAATAAGGTTTCTTTTTACATTCTCCTACCTCCCCAAGTATAAATCAAGCTAGACTCTGAAGCCAGACAATCTCAGTTTAAATCCTGACCCCAAAACTTAAATGTTACTCAAATAAATGACTTCAATCTCTTAAGCCTCACTCTCCTCACCTGTAATATATGTGGATAATAGAACTCAGATTGTAGAATGTGGTGATAATTACATGCAGCTCCCCTTTGCCAAAAAAGAAGCAGTGTTCATTAAACAAAAGGTATTATGATGGCTGAACAAAACATCCTAGTGTTGAAGGGAAGATCTCCAAGTGACGACTACAGTGTAAATTCCTTAAAGGCAGGAAACAGATCATCTTCTCTAGCCTTATCGGcacagtgttttatttatttatttatttttacttttttggttttttgccttttctaggggcgctctcgcggcatacggagattcccaggctaggggtctaatcggagccatagccaccggcctatgccagagccacagcaactcgagatctgagcctacaccacagctcatggcaacgccagatcctcgacccactgagcaaggccagggaccgaacccgcaacctcgtggttcctagtcagattcgttaaccactgcgtcacgacaggaactcccagcacagTGTTTTAGATGCAGGAGGCACTACTTGAACTGATATGGTCACCACCACATTTCCTGATCATTCTGTGATACCAATCACATTGCTAATATCtacggaaaaagaaaaagttggaaacCATCCTAAAGTACTTTAACAGGGGAATGCATAAATAAACCGTGGTATGTTCATTTATAGCAATTAAAATACCCATGTATCAATATCAAAATCAAGttgcaaaatacatatataagatACACACAAACTATGTGAGCATTTaggtaaacatttaaaatacaaacaatgcTAAGTATTCTTTATagatatatagtcatatatacacagcaaagtcatgaaaataaaaaacaaaagctccACACCAATTTTAGGAGCATGTTTAATTCTGGAGAGAGAGGTGAATGGGAAGCAGAGGGAAGTATGGTCTTTACATCTGTAAGGTACTTTTCTTACCTTAAAAGACCTAAAGTCAATAAAATGTTAGTTTTTGTCAAATATGAATGGCACGCACAAGTTTAATTCTGGCCTCTgtaaggaaaccattaaaaaaaaaaacaaaaagacaaattacagaatgggagaaaatagtttcaaatgatgcaacggacaagggttaatctctaaaatatacgaacaacttatacaacttaacagcaagaaaagccaacaacccaattgaaaagtgggcaaaagacctgaacagacatttctccaaagaagatatatagatagccAACAgacgcatgaaaaaatgctcaacatcactgatcattaagacaaatgcaaatcaaaactcccatgagataccacctcaaagcagtcagaatggccatcattaaaaagtccacaaggagttcccgtcgtggcgcagtggttaacgaatccaactaagaaccatgaggttgcaggttcgatccctgcccttgctcagtgggttaaggatccagctttgccatgagctgtggtataggttgaagacgcagctcggatcccgtgttgttgtggctctggcgtaggccggtggctacagctgattcaacccctagtctgggaaccaccatacgctgcaggagcggtcctagaaaagacaaaaagacaaaaaaaaaaaggaaaaaaaagaagtccacaaataacaaatgctggagggggtgtggagaaaagggaactctccttcgctgttggtgggaaggtaactggaacaaccactatggaaaacagtttggaggtaccttagaaaacagaattaccatatgacccagcaatcccactcttgggcatatatccagacaaaactttccttgaaaaagacacatgcacctgcatgttcattgcagcactattcacagtagccaagacatggaaacaacctaaatgtccatcaacagatgaatggattaagaagatgtggaatactacacaatggaatactactcacccataaataagaacaaaataatgccatttgcagaaacatggatggaactagagactttcatactaagtgaaataagccagaaagataacaacaaataccatatgatatcatttatatctggaatctaatacatggcacaaataaacctttccacagaaaagaaaatcacggacatggagaatagacttgtggttgccaagagggagggagagggagttggatggactggagtttgcggttagtagatgcaaactattgcctttggaatggataagcaatgggaccctgctatatagcactgggaactgtatctggtcacttgcgatggagcatgataatgtaagaaaaaagactgtatacatgtatgtgtgactgggtcaccttgctgtacagtagaaaactgacacaacactgtaaaccagctgtaatggaaaaaataaaaatctttattaaaataaaaaaaatctggccTCTGTAGTATTCTGAGGGCGCGGGGGTTgtagaaccagaaaaaaaaaaggaagtgccCCAAGTTTAAGTTCTACATTTTAGTCATTCACTGTGAAACACTTTCTGTGGTTACAATTAATAGAAAAAGGAAACCAGGTGTGTATTAAATGAAAGAGAAGCTAGAATTCAAAAGGTTTATGCTTCACGTAAGTGAAAATAAGGGTGAAAATGAGGAAACCATTCATGTAAATGTAAGATCTCTAAAGGAGTCAGTAAATTCTATTACTCACTACTAGACTGAGTTAATAAAACTCTTGCTAACAACTGAATAGAATTCCTTAATAAATGACTCTTCAATCTTTTACGACACAATtcttatgctaaaatatgttgtaAACACTTATTTCTTATCAGAGAGTACTCAGACACCTCTAAGTACATAATGAAAGGAGATTACCTTATCTGGGGTTGATTCAAAAGAATCTTTCTTCTGGTTATCCAGCGGTTGGTCAGGAGGTGGCTTTATCTGATTATCCAAATGACAATTTTCAGGAGCcctttttgtggttttattaatttcaacCGTAATATCATTAACTTCCTCagaattaatttctttcatttcttcctgctGGCAAGCTTTCTTTTTATCATCATATGATTTTGACCCTAAAAATGTACTCTGAGTCACTGGATGATGCATTTCTAACGGTGGTAGTGAAAAATTGGTTCGTAATAAGCCCAATTTAGGGGAAACTTGAGTGTCTAATTTATTCTGCTGTGCAGAATTAAATTTTGAGAGCTTAATTTTAGTCCAGTTCGAGTTCTTTTTAGTTGAGCTGTTTATTCCATTTAGTATACATTTCACAGGCCTTGTTTTTCTACTGGGGAAGAAACGATTACACTGAACATCCTGATTTGTTTCCTTCTGATGAagtatctgtctttctgtatCGGTCTCttccaattttatttctgtagGCTTCTCCtcctttatattttccatttgcgAAGATTCTTTTTTTACCTCTACAGTATCTGACTCAATTTCACCAGCAATTTCTTCACAGAGCTGGAGAATGCTCCCTCGTTTGCTCTTTCCTGCTTGCTCCAGCTCATTATCTACACTTTGTTCAGGCACTGACGGCTGTGGACTTTTTTGGGGTTTTGCACTAGTATTCACTTGTGTATGAACTGACTTcttcatctcattctttttagaTACCACTGAAGTAgccttttttgatctttttatctCAGAAGTTGTTACAGGCACagattttgtttcctcttttctagTATTCTTCTGAAGacacttttcagattcttttatgcACTGAGAACTACAAGTATAAGCTGTCTGAGGCTCTATTTTgcgtttttttcctttgggggaatTTATTACTTCATTCATTACAGAATTTTCATCCTCTTTAGAATCCGAGTTTATTtccagtacttttcttttcacatgtttCTGATTTGTTTTAACTTTATTAGATTTACTTTGAGTATTGCTACAGTGCTCTTTCCTTGTTGATGGCAAACTTTGTTTAGCTGCTTGAACTTGACCATGAATTTCTCTACTACGCAGAGACCTTGTTGAAACCTCTGTTAACTGTTGTAGTCTTTGTGATCTCCTATTAAGCTGTTCATGTGATTTAGGGGTTTCATGCACTGATTTTTTCTgagacaatttcttttttatagattctTGTTGTGAATGTCCCTTTACAGTcaccatatttttattaattgatttaCCAGGTTTTTTATCACTGGATGCTGACCTTGTACTCATACATGTTCCTAATTCAGACTGATTTGTTCTACttttattggaagaattaacCAGTGATTTTACAGCTTCCTTTGGACCTGGTTTTTTTGCTGGAGTCTTTTGAGAATCTTGAATTTGTGTTTCTAGATTCTTATCTTCACTCTTTGTAATAGCACTAGAggaattttcttttgatttctcctgaATGGACATCATTCCTGAGTACGGTCCTCTTTTTCTgagtaatttttgaaatttttgtgttCCAGTAGGTGTAAATGCTGAATGTCTACTGTTACTACTGAAGAGCAGgtcttaaaaatcaattttagcTGATACTGATATACTTTTTCAACAAAAAATACTAGTTTGCTAAGATTTCTGTCATCCTTATGACATGAGAAAAGCTGGCATGAAGGCTAAAATATATTTGCCTTATTTTGGACAAGGTAATAGAAATTTGTGGaaattttaaatctaatttaaattagttctatttttagaactttttatgaaaaatgtttcactcaaatttgatttgttttgttaaattttcaaTTAATATTAGTTTTCAGGCCTAGCCCTATTACTGAAGGAGTTATTTATCACTGACTTGTctgttttgaaaaagtttttgaaaacttttttcttctgaagtCTACAGTTACTGGACTTTGATTCACTGGAAACATGTCTTACAGCTAACACGTTTCTCTCCTTGTTTGCTAAGTCTGTTGGCTTAAAATTCTTATCTAACCACTCCCGTTTAATAAAATACTCTATTAATAGAGATTTCCTTTTGTGCTGgcatttctgaaaaattaaaaaaaaaaattaaattttgcacAATCTAAGAAATTTGGCAATACTAATACTATACAGAAACAACCATGATTTACATAAAATCTAAattctctttttgaattatttagtCTGTATACATAAGGCTAAGATAAAAGTATCCCGGGTACAAtcttataaataaatcaataatctGTCGTATATAAGCAAAGACTAGTGGAAAAGTCAGTCTATTTCTTGAGGTTACTTACAGTTCCTTTCCCCCAAGACTGAATTGATCTTTCAGCCACCATAACTcataaaaatttgacaaaatcattccttataatttccttttaacaCATTTCACAgcacctaaaagaaaaaatattttaaaaaagaggtataAAGGAAAGATGTAATCATTCACCTCTCAAATCTATTACTATATTAATCTATACTCCATAATTTTAACCTGTTCTACCATTTGTCTTCAGAATTCAATTTATACACAGAACTTCAGTATTTCTAACCTGAAGTAAACTATGGTACATGCATCCAACAAAATacacttttctatttcattgatgaaatctgttttgtggtttgtttttttggttgtgcccatggcatgaaaACGTTGCCAGGTCATGATgaaacccatgacacagcagtgacaatgccagatccttaaccacaagacTACCGGCAaactcccattttatgttttagaaaaagttttaaaaataccaaaaaattcaTAATGCAGACATACCATGGTTAAGTGGTAAAATCCTATTTTAAGGAAAAACTGCACATAAATatctatatacatagaaaaacgGTAACACATAGTTAAAAAGGCAGGTTTAAACACACAGTATTTACCTCTATCATGTGCTatctactaaaaaacaaaaagcattaaaacaaaacaaaaccctaagcCTGAAGGACAAAAAACGAAAgtgtaaatgataaaaataaacagtatagAAGctacaaaaaaggacaaaaaaacttCAGACTCAAGAAAAAACTTAATCCTAAACTAGAAGAGGAAACCAGAAAAACCAAGCAAGCAACAGCTCTACTTAAGCCACAGAATCCCTCAAGAAGCAGAAACTGGCAGTACCAGGAGATGGAgagatggaggggaaaaaaggggactcaaaaaaggggaaagaaaaatacacacacacacacacacacacaaaaacagtggggggagaaaaaagacttggagttctcctgtggcttaggaggttaaatatccagtgctgtcactgtactggcttcagtcactgctgtggtgcacattcaatccctggcctgggaacttccacatgacatgggtgcagcaaaaaaaaaaggagttcccgtcgtggcgcagtggttaacgaatccgactaggaaccatgaggttgagggttcgatccctgcccttgctcagtgggttaaggatccggcgttgccgtgagctgtggtgtaggttgcagacgcggctcggatcccgagttgctgtggctctggcataggctggcagatacagctccgattagacccctagcctgggaaactccatatgctgcgggagcggcccaagaaatagcaaaaagacaaaaaaaaaaaaaaaaaaaaagggtgcgTGGACCTCCCACCTGCCATTCCATGAACTGCTACCCAGAAGACTAGCCTGCATAACTCCCTAAAGACTGTATAAATCTTTGGAAGGAGTAAAACAAAAGGTCTTTAGTCTGGGGGCTCAACAGTCACAACTGAGGGAAGAAGAGAAGTATCATACGTACAACAGAGGAAATAAGTAGCAGTGCACATACTGATTACTGAAACCCACTCCTTCTACCCAAAGCTCTCTGCCTACTCAGAAACCCCCAGAGAACAGGAGCCAAGCTTATACTTTCTAGGAAGGAAACTGAAAGATTAATTCCTAATGAATTCGACAAAACCAGAGAAAGGATCTAAAAAATACTGATAGGGCCCAAAGTCATTAAGCACAATCTCTCTGTCTCCgtctatttctgtctctctcaccCCCTCATTCACACCCTACAAGCTGGAGACTACCAGCCCACCCACCACCCAAAACACACAGTTTCCAATCAGTTTTTAGTGCATCACTTATAACCACAAGCAGATAAACAAGAATCACCATATACATGAAGAAAatctaaagcttaaaaaaaagaagaaaagaaaaaaaaaaaaaaaaaacaggaaagaagttgcttagaagaaaaaaagcacaaactaaaaataagctaatttggagttcctgtcatggcgctgAAGATATGagcccgactaagaaccatgaggtttcgggtttgatccctggccttgctcagtcggttaaggatctggtgttgctgtgagatgtgatgcaggctggcagctatagctctgattacacccccagcctgggaacctccatatgcctcaggtgtggccctaaaaggcaaaaaaaaaattttaataaaaaaataaaagctaattcaTCCATGAAACAATTATATAAGAACATTCACAGTACAAAAAGGaactcttgaaaattaaaaattatataaaagaaatgagaaagtcaAAAGAAGCATCAGAAGATATAGAGATGTCCTATGggaagtccccttgtggcacagtaggttaagggtctggcattgctgcagctacagcaaagtttgatccctggcccgggaacttccacatgatgcaggtgtggggaaaaaaagaatttcctatgAAGTAGAACAAAAATAGCAAGATGGCAAATatgagataaaaaagaaaaaggatatccAGTAACTGGAGtattagaaaatagagaaaaggcactgaaaaaattttaaaaattcaataaatttttctaGAACTGAAAGACATGAGTTTCCAGATTAAAAGGGCCAAGAACATGTAGcataatggataaaaaaaaagattttaaaaagcttatcATGAGGACAAAAAAGATGACCCTCAAacttctaaagggaaaaaaatctagacaACATACTGAAGATTATGAATAAATATTACACCAGACCTCTCAGCACCAAGAATAGAAGAGAGATAATGTGGGAAATCTTCCACAAcactaaaagaaaattatgtccAAAGTAGACTTCAATGCTCAAACAATTAAGGATATTTTCAGACATGTAGGGGGCTTCAAAAAATTTACCTcccacaggagtttccattgtggtgcaacaggatcagcggaaCCTTGGGATTGCTGGGACACaagtttaatccccagcccagcacaagtgggttgagcatctggcaCTACAacaactgcagcttaggtcacgacTGCAGCTAAGatatgatccctggtctgggaactccataggccacagggcagccaaaaagaaaaaaaaaaaaatttacctcccACATATCTAGGAGCTACTATTCAAAGTGCACCACAAAATGAATGTTAAAATTaatcaaaggaagagaagaaatgaggagagggttcagaagaaaaaaaaaaatgaaacaagtaaTGTGTCCTTACAGAAGTTCATATagataatttaaacaaattttttaaaataactgctattgaaaaaaatagtaagagagttcccgtcatggtgcagcagaaacgaatcctactaggaactatgaggttgcgggttcgattcctggcctcactcagtgggatcagtggcatctctagaGCACAGGGACtcaggtttggtccccagccaagaacagtgggttaaagatccagcactgtctcagCTGAAGCTCACATCACAAatgttgctcagatctgatccctagcccaggaaccccatGTGCTGTGAGGAGGCTAAAGATAATATAACTGCTATGGATAATACAGATATATATAGTCACTCTTGATTATCTACTcatgacaataaaatgaaaatgttggcAGCTAAAGAactgaagatattttcaaatatatctttCTTAGTATCATCAACTTTTGGAGTgtacaaacaacaaaaataaatatcatgcTGTGTCAGTGACACAAAAAATCTTCCACTAAAttcagcatgtatttttttcccagcaagttgttgttttgtttttgtttttaattttatggctgcacccacagcatatggaagttcccaggccagggagagaatctgagctgcagctgcaaacttaacacaggatccttaaaaccactgcgccaggaagaggaagaggattgaaccagcacctctgcagcaatccaTGCTCCTGCAGTCAAATTTGTAACCCAGTGAAAcaaggtgggaactccaagtgttttcagtttttgtttttttttaagtgttgcaAAGATGGTAAAATtaagtaagagaaagaaataatacacaaagaaaattattttttaagacaacGAAGAGAAAAATTCAGTATGTGAATTCAATACGGTAAATtggtaaaataaagattaaaaattcaaaagctttAAACAAAGAACAATCACCTGAAATACATAAGGGAAGAAAGTATCAGATACCAGTTACAgtaacatacacatacacaagtCAACTTAAAAAGTAATTTGGTATATACACCTGCATcgtatataatattttacatcaacatatctcaacttaaaaaaatcagaaaaagttggagttcctgtcgtggctcaatagttaatgaacccgactaaaatccatgaggactcgagtttgatccctggcctcattcagtgggttaaggattcagcactgccatgagctgtggtgtagatcgcagacgtggcttggatcctgcatggctgtggctgtggcggaggctggcagctatagctccaatgcgacccctaaccaaggaacctccttatgccgagggtgcagccctaaaaagacaaaacaacaacaacaacaaaaaagaaaacataatgagATACAGGTTGGACTTCTTGATATTAAAATACACCTAGTTATAATAATTAACAATttagtttgggggttttttttggccccacacacaacatttggaagttcccgggccagggatcaaactcacaccacagcagcaaaccaagccactgcagcgacaacatCAAATCCCTAACACAATGCATGACAAAGGAACTCTAACAATTTAGGTGTGGAGTCCCTGTTGTgcctcaacagtaacaaacccgactagtatccgtgaggatgcagattcaatccctggcctcgctcagtggattaaggatctggcattgccgtaagctgtggtgtaggctggcagctgcagttccaattcaacccctagcctggcaactttcaaatgcctcagctgcagccctaaaaaaaaaaaaaacaatttagttCTAATATATCAATAGACAAAACATTAACAGATCAGAGACtcaaaaaaatacactcaaacaCATGAGCGAATTTAGTCCATAACAAAGTATTAACTTCAATTACAGAAGAAAAGAGTATTCAACAGTCAGTATGAGGACAACTGGGTAACCCTCTGGATAATTACAGCTTAAGATTGAGGTAATGTCCAAAAGAAAttaattgttaaaaatttaaacataaaaaaacatcggcgttcccattgtggctcagtggttaatgaatccgactaggaaccatgaggttgccggttcgatcctggcctcgctcagtgggttaaggatccagcattgctgtgagctgtggtgtaggttgcagacgaggatcagatcccgcgttgctgtggctctggcataggccagcagctacagctccaattagacccctagcttgggaatccccatatgccgaAGAAgtagctctagaaaaggcaaagagacaaaaaaataaataaataaacaggagttcctgccatggcgcagtgggttaaactGAAGGGGCTCAAATCACTGTGtagacacaggtttaat contains the following coding sequences:
- the ESCO1 gene encoding N-acetyltransferase ESCO1; its protein translation is MMSIQEKSKENSSSAITKSEDKNLETQIQDSQKTPAKKPGPKEAVKSLVNSSNKSRTNQSELGTCMSTRSASSDKKPGKSINKNMVTVKGHSQQESIKKKLSQKKSVHETPKSHEQLNRRSQRLQQLTEVSTRSLRSREIHGQVQAAKQSLPSTRKEHCSNTQSKSNKVKTNQKHVKRKVLEINSDSKEDENSVMNEVINSPKGKKRKIEPQTAYTCSSQCIKESEKCLQKNTRKEETKSVPVTTSEIKRSKKATSVVSKKNEMKKSVHTQVNTSAKPQKSPQPSVPEQSVDNELEQAGKSKRGSILQLCEEIAGEIESDTVEVKKESSQMENIKEEKPTEIKLEETDTERQILHQKETNQDVQCNRFFPSRKTRPVKCILNGINSSTKKNSNWTKIKLSKFNSAQQNKLDTQVSPKLGLLRTNFSLPPLEMHHPVTQSTFLGSKSYDDKKKACQQEEMKEINSEEVNDITVEINKTTKRAPENCHLDNQIKPPPDQPLDNQKKDSFESTPDKNCSLCLESNLGNNPVENTSSVSTLLSQANVDTGENKFPGSAPKQHSIFNNQTSKTSDNRGTPPNHSWPKCNSHLEIRIPRDLKLKEAEKADEKQLIIDAGQKRFGAVSCNVCGMLYTASNPEDETQHLLFHNQFISAVKYVGWKKERILAEYPDGRIIMVLPEDPKYALKKVDEIREMVDNDLGFQQAPLMCYSRTKTLLFISNDKKVVGCLIAEHIQWGYRVIEEKLPVIRSEEEKVRFERQKAWCCSTLPEPAICGISRIWVFSMMRRRKIASRMIECLRSNFIYGSYLSKEEIAFSDPTPDGKLFATQYCGTGQFLVYNFINGQNST